The following DNA comes from Gordonia zhaorongruii.
GCGTTCAACAGCTGCGGCGGTCTCGACGACGTCGAGGCGGCTGCCAAGAAGATCGCCGGAAAGTAGTCACTGAGCAATGGCTGACAAGACGTTCCGACTCGATGTGGTCGCACCGGACGAGGCTCTGTACTCGGGCGACGCCACGTTCGTCACCGCGCAGACCACGGTCGGCGAGATCGGCATCCTGGCGAATCACGAGCCGATGCTCGGCGAGCTGGCTCCCGGCGGCTGCGTCGTGCTGACCGAAGAGGGCGGAGACCGCAAGGGCATCGCGGTTCAGGGTGGTTTCCTGTCCGTGTCTGCGGACACGGTCACGATCCTCGCCGAGAGCGCTCAGTTCACGGACCAGATCGATGTCGCGGCCGAGCGTTCGGCACTCGAATCGGCCACCGAGGGCAGCGAGGAGTACCTCCGAGCGAAATCCCGGGTGCGCGCCGTGGAAGCCGTGAGCTGAACCGGTCCGGATCAGATGTGATGTATGCGAACAGCCGTCCTGCACTGCAGGGCGGCTGTTCGCGTAGTTTCGATGGCAAGGGCGATGACAGTCGGATAACGAGAGCAGCGGTGGGGAGGTCGATGAGATGCCGATCTGGATCTGGATACTGTGTGCAGTGATCGTGGCCGGCGTGATCTTGGTGGGCTTCGTCGGTTACCGGATGTGGCTCGTCCGTCGAGCCGGGACGCCGATGCTGCTTCGCCCGCTGCCGGCGAACGCCGACGAGGGCTGGCGTCACGGAGCCGTGCACTACACGGACGATGCGCTGCTGTACTACCGGCTGACCTCGTGGCGGACGGGACCATCGGTGAGCCTGTCGCGTAGGCGCATCGACGTCGGCAGGCGTCGCGCCCCGGTGGGCACCGAACTCGAGATCATGGACGACGACTTCGTCGTCACCGAGGTCGGGGTGGGCCGTGGCGGCCGAGGCGCGAGTTACGAGCTCGCGATGGCGCCGGAGTTGATGACGGCGTTCCAGTCGTGGATCGAGGCGCGCTCGCCGAAGCGAGCGCGCCGCCGTCCTGCTGCCTAGGTGTCCTGCTGCTTAGCCGGCCGGGCTGACTAGCGCTCTCGATCCCCGCCCGGGATCCACTTCACGTCCCCGTTGCCTGCACGGACATTGGCCACTCGGCCGAGAATGAAGAGCAGGTCGGAGAGTCGGTTGAGGTACTTCGCCGGCAGTACCGACGTGTTGTCGGGATCGGAGTCGATCGCCGTCCAGGCCGCGCGCTCGGCACGCCGGACGATTACTCGCGACTGGTGCAGGTAGGCCGACAGTGCCGTGCCGCCGGGCAGGATGAACGAGTCGAGTGGTGTCAGCTCCTCGCCGAACGAGTCGCACCAACGCTCGAGAGCGTTGATGTAGTCGCTCTCGATCCGCAGTGGCGGGTACTTCGGGTCCTCGACGATGGGTGTCGACAGGTCCGCGCCCGCATCGAAGAGATCGTTCTGCACGGTGCGCAGGACCGCCCTGATGTCCTCGGGTACGTCGCCTGCGACGGTGAGCGCGAGACCGATCGCCGCATTCGCCTCATCGCAGTCGGCGTAAGCGACCACGCGTGCGTGCGTCTTGGGCACTCGGGAGAAGTCGGAGAGTCCGGTGGTTCCGTCGTCGCCGGTTCGGGTGTAGATGCGTGTGAGGTGAACAGCCATACCTGGAGAACATACGCGGTGCCGATGGAACATACGCGGTGCCGATACACTGTGCCGGTGAGCGATCGCTATCTGGTTACCGGTGGGGCACGTCTGGTCGGTGACGTCGTAGTCGGCGGTGCCAAGAACAGTGTGCTGAAGTTGATGGCTGCTGCGCTGCTGGCCGAGGGCCGCACCGTCTTGACCAACGCGCCGGAGATCGCGGACGTACCGCTGATGGCGGACGTCCTGCGGGGTCTGGGCGCCACCGTCGACATCTCGGGTGACACGGTGACGATCGACGCGCCGGCCGAGCCCAAGTATCACGCCGACTTCGACGCGGTGAAGCAGTTCCGCGCGTCGGTCTGTGTTCTCGGTCCGTTGATGGCGAGGTGCCGACGGGCCGTCGTAGCGCTGCCCGGTGGTGACGCCATCGGGTCCCGGCCCCTGGACATGCACCAGGCGGGCCTGCGTGCGCTGGGGGCGCGGAGCACGATCGAGCACGGCTGCGTCGTGGCGGAGGCGGAGAGCCTGCACGGCGCTGAAGTGGCGCTCGAGTTCCCTTCGGTGGGTGCCACGGAGAACATCCTGATGGCCGCTGTGCTCGCGGACGGAGTCACCACGATCGAGAACGCCGCGCGCGAGCCGGAGATCGTCGACCTGTGCGTGATGCTCATGCAGATGGGCGCGGACATCGACGGTGCCGGCACTCCGACGATGACGGTGACTGGAGTGGAGCGATTGCATCCCACCACCCACCACGTCGTCGGCGACCGGATAGTCGCGGGCACCTGGGGCGTGGCCGCGGTGATGACGCTCGGCGACATCACGGTGCGCGGTGTCGACCCGGAGCATCTGCGACTGGTGCTGAAGAAACTCGAGGCCGCCGGTGCCGAGGTCGAGCGCTATTCGGACGGATTCCGGGTCGTACAGGTGGACCGTCCGATTGCGGTCAACACGGCGACCCTCCCGTTCCCCGGGTACCCGACAGATCTGCAGCCGATGGCGATCGGGCTGGCGACCGTCTCGGACGGCATGTCGATGGTGACCGAGAACGTCTTCGAAGCGCGGTTCCGGTTCGTGGAGGAACTCGTCCGACTCGGCGCGGACGCCCGCACCGACGGACATCACGCGGTGATCAGGGGAGTGGACCGGCTCTCGAGCGCGCCGGTCTGGTCGTCCGATATCCGGGCAGGCGTCGGTCTGGTCCTGGCCGGGCTGGTCGCCGACGGGGTGACCGAGGTCCACGACATCGGCCACATCGATCGCGGCTACCCGAAGTTCGAGGAGCAGCTGCGCGGGCTGGGCGGGACGATCGAGCGCGTCGGCGACTGACAGGCGCAACAGCGACCCGTCAACAGCGAGCCCGGGCCTCCGACCAGGCGATTTGCCCTTCGGTCAGGATGTGCGTAACTTATATCGAGTCAGAGCGGCCCGGCCGCGAAGACCTCACGGACTCCCAAGTTCGCGATTGTGAGATCGCGGCCAGGTCGAGTAAAGTGAGAATCCGCTTCGGCAAACTCCAGTTCTTCTCCGGAAACGGAACCGGGAACAGTTTTTGCCGGACAGCCTCAAGCCTGTTAGGCTGGTGGAGTTGCCCGCGAGTCGGGTGGCGAATAATTCAGCTCTCTGGAGTTCGGCCCTTGTTTGTGGGGTTGGTGCTGGTGGGTGTGTGTTCTTTGAGAACTCGATAGTGTGTGATGGATTTTCTTGTGCCACATTTATTTTGTTTTGTGGCTGAGGATTTCTGTTTGTGACGAGGATGAACCCTTTTGTGGGGTTTGTTGTTTTTGTGAGTAGATTTTTATCAGTCAGTTTTTTGGATTGGTCAGGTTTTGCTTTCTGGCTTGTGTTGAAACTGCCGGCTCTTTTGGGGTTGGTGTTGTTTTGATGTTTTTTGTTGGAGAGTTTGATCCTGGCTCAGGACGAACGCTGGCGGCGTGCTTAACACATGCAAGTCGAACGGAAAGGCCCAGCTTGCTGGGTACTCGAGTGGCGAACGGGTGAGTAACACGTGGGTGATCTGCCCTGAACTCTGGGATAAGCCTGGGAAACTGGGTCTAATACCGGATATGACCACATGTCGCATGGTGTGTGGTGGAAAGCTTTTGCGGTTTGGGATGGGCCCGCGGCCTATCAGCTTGTTGGTGGGGTAATGGCCTACCAAGGCGACGACGGGTAGCCGACCTGAGAGGGTGATCGGCCACACTGGGACTGAGACACGGCCCAGACTCCTACGGGAGGCAGCAGTGGGGAATATTGCACAATGGGCGGAAGCCTGATGCAGCGACGCCGCGTGAGGGATGACGGCCTTCGGGTTGTAAACCTCTTTCGCTAGGGACGAAGCGCAAGTGACGGTACCTGGAGAAGAAGCACCGGCCAACTACGTGCCAGCAGCCGCGGTAATACGTAGGGTGCAAGCGTTGTCCGGAATTACTGGGCGTAAAGAGCTCGTAGGCGGTTTGTCGCGTCGTCTGTGAAATTCTGCAGCTTAACTGCAGGCGTGCAGGCGATACGGGCAGACTTGAG
Coding sequences within:
- a CDS encoding F0F1 ATP synthase subunit epsilon, giving the protein MADKTFRLDVVAPDEALYSGDATFVTAQTTVGEIGILANHEPMLGELAPGGCVVLTEEGGDRKGIAVQGGFLSVSADTVTILAESAQFTDQIDVAAERSALESATEGSEEYLRAKSRVRAVEAVS
- a CDS encoding DUF2550 family protein; protein product: MAGVILVGFVGYRMWLVRRAGTPMLLRPLPANADEGWRHGAVHYTDDALLYYRLTSWRTGPSVSLSRRRIDVGRRRAPVGTELEIMDDDFVVTEVGVGRGGRGASYELAMAPELMTAFQSWIEARSPKRARRRPAA
- a CDS encoding cob(I)yrinic acid a,c-diamide adenosyltransferase; its protein translation is MAVHLTRIYTRTGDDGTTGLSDFSRVPKTHARVVAYADCDEANAAIGLALTVAGDVPEDIRAVLRTVQNDLFDAGADLSTPIVEDPKYPPLRIESDYINALERWCDSFGEELTPLDSFILPGGTALSAYLHQSRVIVRRAERAAWTAIDSDPDNTSVLPAKYLNRLSDLLFILGRVANVRAGNGDVKWIPGGDRER
- the murA gene encoding UDP-N-acetylglucosamine 1-carboxyvinyltransferase, whose translation is MSDRYLVTGGARLVGDVVVGGAKNSVLKLMAAALLAEGRTVLTNAPEIADVPLMADVLRGLGATVDISGDTVTIDAPAEPKYHADFDAVKQFRASVCVLGPLMARCRRAVVALPGGDAIGSRPLDMHQAGLRALGARSTIEHGCVVAEAESLHGAEVALEFPSVGATENILMAAVLADGVTTIENAAREPEIVDLCVMLMQMGADIDGAGTPTMTVTGVERLHPTTHHVVGDRIVAGTWGVAAVMTLGDITVRGVDPEHLRLVLKKLEAAGAEVERYSDGFRVVQVDRPIAVNTATLPFPGYPTDLQPMAIGLATVSDGMSMVTENVFEARFRFVEELVRLGADARTDGHHAVIRGVDRLSSAPVWSSDIRAGVGLVLAGLVADGVTEVHDIGHIDRGYPKFEEQLRGLGGTIERVGD